A genomic stretch from Neodiprion fabricii isolate iyNeoFabr1 chromosome 3, iyNeoFabr1.1, whole genome shotgun sequence includes:
- the LOC124178596 gene encoding tubulin-specific chaperone A produces the protein MSDPRIRTLKIKTGVVKRLAKEKVTYEREAAQQRDRIQKFKDQGKDEYDIRKQEEVLQESLMMVPDCQRRLVKAFEELKKILESEQDLKEAEAYAEAEKVILEAEIQLPQPGEDLKTC, from the exons ATGTCCGACCCTCGAATTCGCACTTTAAAGATAAAAACCGGAGTAGTGAAGCGGCTCGCCAAAGAGAAAGTTACTTACGAAAGAGAAGCTGCCCAGCAACGCGACAGAATACAGAAATTCAAAGATCAGG GTAAAGACGAGTATGATATACGTAAGCAAGAAGAGGTTCTTCAAGAGTCATTGATGATGGTTCCAGACTGTCAGCGTCGACTGGTAAAAGCATttgaagagttgaaaaaaattttggaaagtgaGCAAGACTTGAAAGAGGCAGAAGCATACGCTGAAGCAGAAAAAGTGATTCTTGAAGCAGAAATCCAGCTTCCACAGCCAGGAGAAGATTTAAAGACATGTTAA
- the LOC124178593 gene encoding uncharacterized protein LOC124178593 produces MYRNQNFAQIPPHYYDRQFQYQLDPIHRNYEMQMQQNFIYPSITNAESTNIKFINFNPMCNNVDNEKSVLIAKLEVQERDERMIENFLKQNENPVKRIKKDSSDCISKISEARSALVSVFKLHKELKESFASLAENRNLPEYEWNERINTAQNKRFSILETLSKLKDDKVMSEITTCINKRKKKRLRQKKQRVLRKIEKLSAHERRIQLHAEADAWIKLKQDIIEKEKQENDMRRNADIVLAEVRGKRNDAKKFFALLHELKNLRCIEANIARARGEHLSTAADESFTNIIDKLLEQWKLMDREYSIEEQGLRLMLKTNNDQKIENQKRNIFDDWESALFGRKLPAVDIFQRNIHGFITIRAMWDKYISCDGFGSPIPIGWVMPDPPSSAAWQKYLKK; encoded by the exons ATGTATAGAAATCAGAATTTTGCACAAATACCACCTCACTACTACGATAGACAATTTCAATACCAGCTTGATCCAATACATCGAAATTACGAGATGCAAAtgcaacaaaattttatttatccatcAATTACAAATGCTGAATCTACtaatatcaaatttatcaACTTTAATCCAATGTGTAACAATGTCGATAATGAGAAATCAGTTCTGATTGCTAAGTTAGAGGTGCAAGAACGTGATGAACGGatgatagaaaattttttaaagcaaAATGAGAACCCcgtgaaaagaataaaaaaagatagTTCTGACTGcatatcaaaaatttcagagGCGCGTAGTGCGTTGGTATCTGTTTTCAAGTTGCATAAAGAACTGAAAGAAAGTTTTGCCAGTCTTGCCGAAAATCGGAATTTACCAGAATATGAATGGAACGAGAGAATAAACACTGCCCAAAATAagcgattttcaattttggaaaCACTTAGTAAACTCAAAGATGACAAGGTCATGAGTGAAATTACAACGTGTATAAACaagcgaaagaagaagagattACGCCAGAAGAAGCAAAGAGTGTtacggaaaattgaaaaacttagTGCTCACGAAAGAAGGATACAACTCCATGCCGAAGCAGATGCTTGGATAAAATTGAAGCAagatataattgaaaaagagaaacaggAAAATGATATGCGGCGAAATGCTGATATAGTGCTCGCTGAAGTGAGAGGAAAGCGGAATGATGCCAAGAAATTCTTTGCACTATTgcatgaattgaaaaatctgagatGTATTGAAGCGAACATCGCCAGAGCGAGGGGAGAACATTTATCGACTGCAGCTGATGAATCATTTACAAATATTATCG ACAAATTACTGGAGCAATGGAAACTGATGGACCGAGAGTACTCAATCGAGGAACAAGGGTTGAGGCTCATGTTGAAAACTAATAATGaccaaaaaatcgaaaaccagAAGCGGAATATTTTCGATGATTGGGAAAGTGCACTGTTTGGTAGAAAACTACCAGCTGTGGATATCTTTCAACGAAATATACATGGATTCATTACCATAAG GGCCATGTGGGACAAATACATCAGCTGCGACGGATTTGGTTCACCAATACCAATTGGCTGGGTTATGCCAGATCCACCTTCATCTGCTGCCTGGCAAAAGTAcctcaaaaaataa
- the LOC124178590 gene encoding U3 small nucleolar RNA-associated protein 15 homolog: MASFKKTNVKIFAKTGPDLSPDNIYWKQFTAPVLVKEFGPIDYIDFSPIEPHYFAVTSSARVQIYNPITKLVEKNLSRFKKNAYGGSFRSDGKLLCAGGEEHSVRLFDFHSKNLLRLFRGHTAPVHRTFFTSDGIRITSFSDDNTVALWDIPSEKQLITFNKHEDYIRAGAVSPVSPDIFLSGSYDKHIQMYDTRTNKTVFTVDHEAPVESLLFLPSGGVFVSAGGTEIRVWDALAGGRLQAKVSQHHKTVMCLKLASNGRRIVSGSLDRHVKIYDAGTYKVVHTLDYPNAVLSVGVSGDDETVVAGMVDGMLSVRRRDTEVKESKSQRKKVSYRYADSHSHVPSTDAIVQEETKEVMSKQDAFLRKFQYSKALDSALMAFVANKTPHVTVALFQELTRRQGLKQALAGRDGKSLSSILRFLIRHIGNVRFGKVLLHVTSVLVDVYEENLEELNDEARIMFNQLAKKLEEEEDLTKSLLELQGALQMLVTGAETVSSLAVQDKQPLEASNAALAELVISIG; the protein is encoded by the exons ATGGCCTCGTTCAAAAAGacgaatgtgaaaatattcgcTAAAACTGGGCCAGACTTAAGTCCCGATAACATATATTGGAAACAATTTACG GCCCCTGTTTTGGTCAAGGAGTTTGGCCCTATtgattacattgatttttcaccgatTGAGCCGCACTACTTTGCTGTGACGTCGTCAGCGAGAGTACAAATTTACAATCCTATAACAAAGCTTGTTGAAAAGAACTTGAgtcggtttaaaaaaaatgcatacgGCGGATCTTTTCGAAGCGATGGGAAATTGCTTTGCGCAGGAGGAGAGGAACACAGCGTCAGACTGTTTGATTtccattcaaaaaatttacttcgTTTATTCAGAGGACACACGGCCCCCGTCCATAGAACATTCTTCACAAGTGATGGAATTCGGATCACTTCATTCTCGGATGACAATACAGTTGCTTTATGGGACATACCCAGTGAGAAACAGTTGATCACATTCAACAAACACGAAGATTACATCAGAGCAGGAGCTGTCAGCCCAGTATCTCCTGATATTTTCCTATCTGGAAGCTATGACAAACATATTCAAATGTATGATACCAGAACAAACAAAACTGTTTTCACAGTTGACCATGAGGCTCCTGTAGAAAGTTTGCTCTTCCTTCCGTCTGGTGGAGTATTTGTATCTGCCG gtgGCACTGAAATCAGGGTGTGGGATGCATTAGCTGGAGGAAGATTACAAGCAAAAGTATCACAACATCACAAAACAGTAATGTGCTTGAAACTAGCTTCAAATGGTCGAAGAATTGTATCAGGATCTTTGGATAGACATGTTAAAATTTATGATGCTGGCACATATAAGGTTGTCCATACTTTGGATTATCCTAATGCAGTACTCAGTGTTGGAGTCAGT GGTGATGATGAGACCGTGGTAGCTGGTATGGTTGACGGCATGTTATCCGTCAGACGAAGAGATACAGAGGTGAAGGAGAGCAAATCGCAACGGAAAAAAGTATCTTATAGATATGCAGATTCACATTCACACGTACCCAGTACAGACGCCATTGTTCAAGAAGAGACAAAAGAGGTCATGTCTAAACAGGATGCCTTTCTTAGAAAATTTCAGTACTCTAAAGCCCTGGACAGTGCTCTCATGGCATTTGTTGCTAATAAGACACCACATGTCACAGTTGCTTTGTTCCAAGAACTCACCAGACGTCAGGGACTGAAACAAGCTCTGGCAGGACGGGATGGAAAGTCACTATCATCTATTCTTCGATTTTTGATACGCCATATCGGGAATGTTCGGTTTGGAAAAGTTTTGCTGCACGTCACTAGTGTCTTAGTGG ATGTTTATGAGGAGAATTTGGAAGAATTGAACGACGAGGCACGAATTATGTTCAACCAATTAGCTAAGAAactggaagaagaagaagacttGACCAAATCTCTACTGGAATTGCAAGGCGCCTTGCAGATGCTGGTGACTGGTGCTGAAACTGTATCTTCATTAGCTGTTCAAGATAAACAGCCTCTAGAGGCATCAAATGCTGCCCTAGCAGAACTCGTCATAAGTATAGGATAA